One window from the genome of Bacillus tianshenii encodes:
- a CDS encoding stalk domain-containing protein, which produces MKRRLSAALGLMLAFSPVMGQSAEASNDVSVKVGGDPVNIQPQPYISNDVTYIPLRDMFETLDADVHWDSEERYVLAKENGKKLKLFVDVNDAFINDKPFEIKHNPKIKNGRVFVPLRFVSETFGAQVQWNSDERSVNIFIPQTLDAADSKVQAEYTMTSTAYTANCEGCSGITRTGINLKENPDKKVVAVDPDVIPLGSKVWVEGYGTAVAGDIGSAIQGNKIDVFIPSREEALQYGRKQVKVKVLE; this is translated from the coding sequence ATGAAACGTCGTTTATCAGCAGCATTAGGGTTAATGCTTGCGTTCTCACCTGTGATGGGGCAATCGGCAGAGGCAAGCAATGATGTAAGCGTGAAAGTAGGCGGTGATCCGGTTAATATTCAACCACAGCCATACATATCAAATGATGTAACATACATACCTCTTCGTGATATGTTTGAAACATTGGATGCTGATGTTCATTGGGATAGTGAGGAAAGATATGTACTCGCTAAAGAAAATGGAAAGAAACTAAAATTATTTGTGGATGTAAATGATGCCTTCATTAATGACAAGCCATTTGAAATTAAGCATAATCCGAAAATTAAAAATGGACGCGTATTTGTACCACTTCGCTTTGTAAGCGAAACATTTGGGGCGCAAGTGCAGTGGAATAGTGATGAGCGCTCAGTCAATATCTTTATTCCACAAACATTAGATGCCGCTGATAGTAAAGTGCAGGCAGAATATACAATGACAAGTACAGCTTATACTGCAAATTGTGAAGGATGCAGCGGCATTACACGTACGGGAATCAACTTGAAAGAAAATCCTGACAAAAAAGTAGTTGCAGTTGATCCAGACGTTATTCCTTTAGGTTCCAAGGTATGGGTTGAAGGCTATGGAACTGCTGTCGCTGGAGATATTGGTTCAGCGATTCAAGGAAACAAAATAGATGTCTTTATCCCAAGTAGAGAAGAAGCGCTTCAATATGGTAGAAAGCAAGTAAAAGTAAAAGTTCTTGAATAG
- the msrB gene encoding peptide-methionine (R)-S-oxide reductase MsrB — protein MKKEELKKKLTEMQYKVTQENGTEPPFQNEYYNNKQEGIYVDIVSGKPLFSSKDQYDAGCGWPSFTKPIEQKEVSEILDLSHGMRRTEVRSKTADSHLGHVFPDGPAPAGLRYCINSAALRFIPVEELDKEGYGEFKKIFE, from the coding sequence ATGAAGAAAGAAGAATTGAAAAAAAAGCTAACGGAAATGCAATATAAAGTGACACAAGAAAACGGTACAGAACCGCCATTTCAAAATGAATATTATAATAACAAACAAGAAGGCATCTATGTTGATATCGTGTCAGGAAAACCACTTTTCTCTTCAAAGGACCAATATGATGCTGGATGTGGATGGCCGAGCTTTACAAAACCGATTGAGCAGAAAGAAGTATCTGAAATACTAGACTTAAGTCATGGAATGCGCCGCACAGAAGTACGCAGTAAAACAGCAGACTCTCATTTAGGTCATGTGTTTCCAGACGGACCAGCCCCGGCAGGACTCCGTTATTGTATCAATTCAGCAGCGTTGAGGTTTATCCCGGTTGAAGAATTGGATAAAGAAGGATATGGAGAATTTAAGAAAATATTTGAGTAA